The Delphinus delphis chromosome 2, mDelDel1.2, whole genome shotgun sequence genome contains a region encoding:
- the LOC132419861 gene encoding RAD52 motif-containing protein 1-like — protein MLQLVPFAVPIGGDKTLLVWELSSGSTAEPLQHSLFTVFSRFGLLYSVWVFPNAALGGPGFYAIIKFYSARDAHRAQKARDQKQLFHTSPVKVDLSTRPKAVQHNTLALKRSRCQELANYNFGFRGSSKRIIKLQDLSNLEERENTNIVTALQKQSVKFFCALEVVLTSHECRSPGVGMAEEPLDKLEEGSLSLHMRRKITQKLAIQKAMTDAFQKLLNVILESGKTAVAYRPCEDVTDARTEEELQDLIQVSYFSCQPCGHREEECLSDFIFEEEEFRLPQLD, from the exons ATGCTGCAGTTGGTACCTTTTGCGGTTCCCATTGGGGGTGACAAAACCTTGCTGGTGTGGGAGCTGAGCTCTGGATCCACGGCCGAGCCCTTGCAA CATTCTCTGTTCACAGTCTTCTCCCGGTTTGGCCTTCTGTATTCTGTCTGGGTCTTCCCAAATGCAGCACTGGGTGGTCCTGGGTTCTATGCCATCATCAAGTTTTATTCAGCAAGGGATGCCCACAGAGCCCAAAAGGCACGTGACCAGAAGCAGCTTTTTCACACATCTCCAGTGAAG GTTGATCTCAGCACCAGACCTAAGGCGGTTCAACATAATACGCTTGCCCTAAAGCGCTCCAGATGCCAAGAATTGGCAAATTACAACTTTGGTTTCCGTGGGTCGTCAAAAAGGATCATCAAG CTTCAGGATCTTTCTAAccttgaagaaagggaaaatacaaaTATTGTGACAGCACTTCAGAAGCAAAGCGTGAAGTTCTTCTGTGCTTTAGAGGTGGTGTTGACCTCCCATGAGTGCAGGAGTCCTGGAGTTGGCATGGCTGAGGAACCTTTGGATAAGTTGGAGGAAG GGTCATTATCATTACATATGAGAAGGAAGATAACCCAGAAGCTTGCTATTCAGAAAGCTATGACAGATGCATTCCAGAAGTTGCTGAATGTGATTTTAG AAAGTGGTAAAACAGCTGTGGCATATAGACCCTGTGAAGATGTCACAGATGCTAGAACCGAAGAGGAACTACAGGATTTAATTCAA GTCAGCTACTTTTCATGTCAGCCCTGTGGCCACAGGGAGGAAGAATGTCTCTCAGACTTCATCTTTGAGGAGGAAGAGTTCAGATTGCCACAACTGGACTAG